In a single window of the Cydia amplana chromosome 4, ilCydAmpl1.1, whole genome shotgun sequence genome:
- the LOC134663106 gene encoding cholinesterase: MFQKTLLALFLTANVQCQSNKDLYNGQYNNEYYKTQRTDSSQETRLPNPGDSDYRTYVYNSRRYGTDPTRYNPFNPSINQPGGFPYNPLNTNPLDDSYKFNTPQDPNNPDALFPGVLGGWREDLQGRERRDSRMLKRDIFVNTNYGQVQGFKVHLYDNPDPDSGYRPWLTPVERIQGEASVFLGIPYARPPVLDGRFKPPRQHPGWQLLQAVDWGPACPQPVRFTGATKGIRDMDEDCLYLNIFSPNTEAGTTAQKYPVMVYIHGGQFSSGASNLFPAHMLAAFYKVVVVSINYRLGALGFLSTADDNSPGNYGILDQAMALRWIRDNIDPFNGDRNSITLFGPGAGAASAGLLALAPTTRDIVTGIIAQSGSPLADWAMIEDKFRVQNTSLVFGRLLGCPIDSSWKLVNCLRQGRSFYELGNAEFEPHVGFIPWGPVYENNFTYPADGWYEGWRERDWHFLDAMPEDLIRRRQFNPALRYMTGVTTQEAAYVLYNNQSLAPNFEISEMWFNQKVHELVKRYNYTLNPHGVYEAIRYMYTYHPEPHNVSAIRDQYVHLLSDFLYRAPTDKMVKLLLEQKVPVYMYVLNTTVESYNWSLWRQYSHDIEHYFLTGAPFMDQEFFPRKQRIDRQMWTPNDRNMSHFFMKAFSDFARFGNPTRTRILGVHFEQATEGQLRYLNLNTTYNSTIQLNYRQTELAFWNMYLPTVVGRFVPTYPPITEYWWEPKQPLQIAFWTVSVACLLLIVLVVVCCMLWRNAKRAIPPKWKLLPAIESDRFYDGDIFMVPELDESGIDNATRSRDNIYEYRDVPVKKPHTPPTLSRATSQPATLATLSTRPPSAASTGSALSLKEGLVASSPAPAPAPAPPLPRARSRTQIVKGVPQTTV, from the exons ATGTTCCAGAAAACATTATTAGCCCTTTTTCTGACTGCTAATGTGCAATGCCAATCGAACAAAGACTTATACAATGGACAGTATAACAACGAATATTATAAAACGCAAAGAACGGACAGTTCTCAAGAGACAAGACTGCCTAATCCTGGAGACAGTGATTATAGGACTTATGTTTATAACAGCAGGAGGTATGGGACGGATCCAACCCGGTACAATCCTTTCAACCCTAGTATAAACCAGCCGGGAGGTTTTCCATACAATCCCCTAAACACAAACCCTTTGGATGACTCATACAAGTTTAACACa CCCCAAGACCCAAACAACCCAGATGCCCTGTTCCCGGGGGTGCTCGGGGGCTGGAGAGAAGACCTCCAAGGCAGGGAGCGACGGGACTCGCGGATGCTCAAGCGAGACATCTTTGTTAACACTAACTATGGACAAGTGCAAGGATTTAAG GTCCACTTATACGACAATCCAGACCCAGACTCAGGATACAGACCCTGGTTGACCCCAGTTGAAAGGATACAGGGAGAGGCCTCAGTTTTCCTGGGGATTCCCTATGCTAGGCCTCCGGTCTTAGATGGAAGATTCAAG CCCCCTCGGCAGCACCCAGGCTGGCAGCTCCTCCAGGCAGTAGACTGGGGCCCCGCGTGCCCCCAACCAGTTAGGTTCACCGGGGCAACCAAAGGCATCCGCGACATGGACGAAGATTGCCTGTATCTCAACATATTCTCTCCTAAT ACGGAAGCAGGCACCACAGCCCAGAAATACCCCGTAATGGTATACATTCACGGCGGGCAGTTCTCCTCGGGAGCCTCCAATCTGTTCCCCGCGCATATGCTCGCGGCCTTTTACAAGGTCGTCGTGGTATCCATCAACTACAGGCTTGGCGCTCTTG GCTTTCTCTCCACCGCCGACGACAACTCCCCTGGCAACTACGGCATCCTCGACCAGGCAATGGCTTTACGATGGATCCGAGACAACATAG ATCCGTTCAATGGGGACCGCAATTCCATCACCCTTTTCGGGCCGGGCGCTGGCGCCGCCTCTGCTGGTTTGTTGGCCTTAGCGCCGACCACAAGGGATATAGTCACCGGCATTATAGCTCAG AGCGGCTCACCGCTAGCAGACTGGGCGATGATAGAAGACAAGTTTCGCGTGCAAAACACCTCGCTCGTGTTCGGTCGTCTACTCGGCTGTCCCATCGACTCCTCTTGGAAGCTGGTCAACTGTCTCCGTCAAGGTCGTAGCTTCTACGAGCTGGGGAACGCTGAATTTGAG CCCCACGTCGGCTTCATCCCCTGGGGCCCGGTCTACGAGAACAACTTCACGTACCCGGCCGACGGCTGGTACGAGGGCTGGAGAGAGCGAGACTGGCACTTCCTGGACGCCATGCCCGAAGACCTCATCCGCAGGAGGCAGTTCAACCCCGCGCTGCGGTACATGACCGGCGTCACCACGCAGGAGGCGGCCTACGTGCTGT ATAACAACCAATCTCTAGCCCCCAACTTCGAGATATCAGAAATGTGGTTCAACCAGAAAGTGCACGAGCTGGTGAAGCGGTACAACTACACTCTGAACCCGCACGGAGTGTACGAAGCGATCCGGTACATGTACACGTACCACCCTGAGCCGCACAACGTCAGCGCCATCAGGGACCAATATGTGCAC CTCCTCTCGGATTTTCTATACCGCGCGCCAACCGACAAGATGGTGAAACTCCTGCTCGAACAAAAGGTCCCCGTCTACATGTACGTCCTGAACACCACCGTCGAGTCCTACAACTGGTCCCTTTGGAGACAATACTCGCACGACATCGAACATTACTTCCTAACCGGGGCTCCGTTCATGGACCAGGAGTTCTTCCCGAGGAAGCAGAGGATCGACAGGCAGATGTGGACGCCGAATGATAGGAATATGAGCCATTTCTTTATGAAGGCGTTCTCGGATTTCGCTAGGTTTGG CAACCCAACCCGCACTCGCATCCTCGGCGTGCACTTCGAACAAGCAACAGAAGGCCAACTCCGCTACCTCAACCTCAACACTACATACAATTCTACCATACAGCTCAACTATCGACAGACCGAACTGGCCTTCTGGAATATGTATTTGCCAACAGTGGTGGGCCGGTTCGTGCCGACCTACCCTCCGATCACTGAG tattggtGGGAGCCGAAACAACCGCTCCAAATCGCCTTTTGGACTGTGTCGGTAGCGTGTCTCCTGCTCATAGTATTGGTGGTTGTCTGCTGTATGCTGTGGCGGAATGCTAAAAG GGCTATACCTCCTAAATGGAAATTACTACCGGCAAT AGAATCTGACCGCTTCTACGACGGCGACATATTCATGGTGCCGGAGCTGGACGAGAGCGGCATCGACAACGCGACGCGGTCGCGCGACAACATCTACGAGTACCGCGACGTGCCCGTCAAGAAACCGCACACTCCGCCAACCCTTAGTCGAGCT ACTTCGCAGCCGGCGACCCTGGCCACGTTGTCGACTAGGCCGCCATCGGCCGCGTCGACGGGCTCCGCCCTTTCCCTCAAGGAGGGGCTCGTGGCCAGctcccccgcccccgcccccgcccccgccccgccTCTGCCCCGCGCGCGCTCCAGGACACAGATTGTTAAGGGAGTACCGCAAACCACCGTTTAA